One window of Camelus dromedarius isolate mCamDro1 chromosome 18, mCamDro1.pat, whole genome shotgun sequence genomic DNA carries:
- the NPBWR2 gene encoding neuropeptides B/W receptor type 2 codes for MEASGPEGLDSRASPFAGMPGASLSWDNGTRHNITFPEPLPALYVLLPVVYSVICAVGLMGNTIVICVILRAPKMKTVTHVFILNLAVADGLFTLVLPANITEHVLQRWPFGELLCKLVLAIDHCNIFSSVYFLAAMSVDRYLVVLATARSRRVPRRTLRGAKITSLCVWLGVTVAVLPFFTFAGVYSNELQVTSCGLSFPRPERAWFQASRIYTLVLGFAVPMCTLCVLYVDLLRRLRALRLHSGAKALGKARRKVTILVLAVLAVGLLCWAPFHLASVVALATDLPQTPLVITVSYVITSLSYASSCLNPFLYAFLDNTFRKNLRAMFRCPGP; via the coding sequence ATGGAAGCCAGTGGGCCGGAGGGTCTGGACAGCAGAGCCTCCCCCTTCGCAGGCATGCCAGGCGCCAGCCTCTCTTGGGACAATGGCACCAGACACAACATCACCTTCCCAGAGCCCCTGCCGGCCCTCTACGTGCTCCTGCCAGTAGTGTACTCTGTCATCTGTGCTGTGGGGCTGATGGGCAACACGATTGTCATCTGTGTGATCCTACGGGCGCCCAAGATGAAGACCGTGACGCACGTGTTCATCCTGAACCTGGCCGTCGCCGACGGGCTCTTCACACTGGTCCTGCCAGCCAATATCACCGAGCATGTGCTGCAGCGCTGGCCCTTCGGGGAGCTGCTCTGCAAGCTGGTGCTGGCCATCGACCACTGCAACATCTTCTCCAGCGTCTACTTCCTGGCTGCCATGAGCGTGGACCGCTACCTGGTGGTGCTGGCCACGGCGCGCTCCCGCCGCGTGCCCCGGCGCACCCTCCGGGGGGCGAAGATCACCAGCCTGTGCGTCTGGCTGGGCGTCACCGTGGCAGTGCTGCCTTTCTTCACCTTTGCCGGCGTCTACAGCAACGAGCTGCAGGTCACGAGCTGCGGGCTGAGCTTCCCACGGCCAGAGCGCGCCTGGTTCCAGGCGAGCCGCATCTATACGCTGGTCCTTGGCTTCGCGGTGCCCATGTGCACCCTCTGTGTGCTCTATGTGGACCTGCTGCGGCGGCTGCGAGCCCTGCGGCTCCACTCTGGGGCCAAAGCTCTAGGCAAGGCCAGGAGGAAGGTGACCATCCTGGTCCTGGCCGTGCTGGCTGTGGGCCTGCTCTGCTGGGCGCCCTTCCACCTGGCCTCTGTCGTGGCCCTGGCCACAGACCTGCCCCAGACACCACTGGTCATCACTGTCTCCTACGTCATCACCAGCCTCAGCTATGCCAGCTCCTGCCTCAACCCCTTCCTCTACGCCTTCCTGGACAACACCTTTCGAAAGAACCTCCGTGCCATGTTCCGGTGCCCAGGGCCGTGA
- the OPRL1 gene encoding nociceptin receptor isoform X2: MGPESLGARVRYRWLCTSSGGMESLFPAPFWEVLYSSHLQGNLSLLSPNHSLLPPHLLLNTSHGAFLPLGLKVTIVGLYLAVCIGGLLGNCLVMYVILRHTKMKTATNIYIFNLALADTLVLLTLPFQGTDVLLGFWPFGNALCKTVIAIDYYNMFTSTFTLTAMSVDRYVAICHPIRALDVRTSSKAQAVNVAIWALASVVGVPVAIMGSAQVEDEEIECLVEMPTPQDYWGPVFAVCIFLFSFIIPVLIISVCYSLMIRRLRGVRLLSGSREKDRNLRRITRLVLVVVAVFVGCWTPVQVFVLVQGLGVQPGSETAVAILRFCTALGYVNSCLNPILYAFLDENFKACFRKFCCAPALRRETQVSDRVRSIAKDVALACKTSETVPRPA; this comes from the exons ATGGGCCCTGAGTCACTGGGTGCAAGAGTGAG GTACAGGTGGCTCTGCACGTCAAGCGGTGGCATGGagtccctcttccctgccccgTTCTGGGAGGTCCTCTACAGCAGCCACCTGCAGGGAAACCTGTCCCTCCTGAGCCCCAACCACAGCCTACTGCCCCCACATCTGCTGCTCAATACCAGCCACGGCGCCTTCCTGCCCCTCGGACTCAAGGTCACCATTGTGGGGCTCTACCTGGCTGTGTGCATCGGGGGGCTGCTGGGGAACTGTCTCGTCATGTACGTCATCCTCAG ACACACCAAGATGAAGACAGCTaccaacatttacatttttaatctggCCCTGGCGGACACTTTGGTGCTGCTGACCCTGCCCTTCCAGGGCACAGATGTCCTCCTGGGCTTCTGGCCATTTGGGAACGCCCTGTGCAAGACAGTCATCGCCATCGACTACTACAACATGTTCACCAGCACCTTCACGCTGACCGCCATGAGCGTGGACCGCTATGTAGCCATCTGCCACCCCATCCGCGCCCTTGATGTCCGGACGTCCAGCAAGGCACAGGCAGTCAATGTGGCCATCTGGGCCCTGGCCTCTGTTGTTGGCGTTCCTGTGGCCATCATGGGCTCAGCTCAGGTTGAGGATGAAG AGATTGAGTGTCTGGTGGAGATGCCCACCCCGCAGGACTACTGGGGCCCCGTGTTCGCTGTCTgcatcttcctcttctccttcatcATCCCCGTGCTCATCATCTCTGTCTGCTACAGCCTCATGATCCGGCGGCTCCGCGGCGTCCGCCTGCTCTCAGGCTCCCGGGAGAAGGACCGGAACCTGCGGCGCATCACGCGactggtgctggtggtggtggctgtgTTCGTGGGCTGCTGGACTCCTGTCCAGGTCTTCGTATTGGTCCAGGGGCTGGGCGTTCAGCCAGGCAGTGAGACTGCAGTGGCCATCCTGCGTTTCTGCACGGCCCTGGGCTATGTCAACAGCTGCCTCAATCCCATCCTCTATGCCTTCCTGGATGAAAACTTCAAGGCCTGCTTCCGCAAGTTCTGCTGTGCCCCTGCCCTGCGCCGGGAGACGCAGGTGTCAGATCGTGTGCGCAGCATTGCCAAGGACGTGGCCCTCGCCTGCAAGACCTCGGAGACAGTGCCGCGGCCTGCATGA
- the OPRL1 gene encoding nociceptin receptor isoform X1: protein MGPESLGARVRCVLRSLYRWLCTSSGGMESLFPAPFWEVLYSSHLQGNLSLLSPNHSLLPPHLLLNTSHGAFLPLGLKVTIVGLYLAVCIGGLLGNCLVMYVILRHTKMKTATNIYIFNLALADTLVLLTLPFQGTDVLLGFWPFGNALCKTVIAIDYYNMFTSTFTLTAMSVDRYVAICHPIRALDVRTSSKAQAVNVAIWALASVVGVPVAIMGSAQVEDEEIECLVEMPTPQDYWGPVFAVCIFLFSFIIPVLIISVCYSLMIRRLRGVRLLSGSREKDRNLRRITRLVLVVVAVFVGCWTPVQVFVLVQGLGVQPGSETAVAILRFCTALGYVNSCLNPILYAFLDENFKACFRKFCCAPALRRETQVSDRVRSIAKDVALACKTSETVPRPA, encoded by the exons ATGGGCCCTGAGTCACTGGGTGCAAGAGTGAGGTGTGTTCTGCGCAGCCT GTACAGGTGGCTCTGCACGTCAAGCGGTGGCATGGagtccctcttccctgccccgTTCTGGGAGGTCCTCTACAGCAGCCACCTGCAGGGAAACCTGTCCCTCCTGAGCCCCAACCACAGCCTACTGCCCCCACATCTGCTGCTCAATACCAGCCACGGCGCCTTCCTGCCCCTCGGACTCAAGGTCACCATTGTGGGGCTCTACCTGGCTGTGTGCATCGGGGGGCTGCTGGGGAACTGTCTCGTCATGTACGTCATCCTCAG ACACACCAAGATGAAGACAGCTaccaacatttacatttttaatctggCCCTGGCGGACACTTTGGTGCTGCTGACCCTGCCCTTCCAGGGCACAGATGTCCTCCTGGGCTTCTGGCCATTTGGGAACGCCCTGTGCAAGACAGTCATCGCCATCGACTACTACAACATGTTCACCAGCACCTTCACGCTGACCGCCATGAGCGTGGACCGCTATGTAGCCATCTGCCACCCCATCCGCGCCCTTGATGTCCGGACGTCCAGCAAGGCACAGGCAGTCAATGTGGCCATCTGGGCCCTGGCCTCTGTTGTTGGCGTTCCTGTGGCCATCATGGGCTCAGCTCAGGTTGAGGATGAAG AGATTGAGTGTCTGGTGGAGATGCCCACCCCGCAGGACTACTGGGGCCCCGTGTTCGCTGTCTgcatcttcctcttctccttcatcATCCCCGTGCTCATCATCTCTGTCTGCTACAGCCTCATGATCCGGCGGCTCCGCGGCGTCCGCCTGCTCTCAGGCTCCCGGGAGAAGGACCGGAACCTGCGGCGCATCACGCGactggtgctggtggtggtggctgtgTTCGTGGGCTGCTGGACTCCTGTCCAGGTCTTCGTATTGGTCCAGGGGCTGGGCGTTCAGCCAGGCAGTGAGACTGCAGTGGCCATCCTGCGTTTCTGCACGGCCCTGGGCTATGTCAACAGCTGCCTCAATCCCATCCTCTATGCCTTCCTGGATGAAAACTTCAAGGCCTGCTTCCGCAAGTTCTGCTGTGCCCCTGCCCTGCGCCGGGAGACGCAGGTGTCAGATCGTGTGCGCAGCATTGCCAAGGACGTGGCCCTCGCCTGCAAGACCTCGGAGACAGTGCCGCGGCCTGCATGA
- the OPRL1 gene encoding nociceptin receptor isoform X3, producing the protein MESLFPAPFWEVLYSSHLQGNLSLLSPNHSLLPPHLLLNTSHGAFLPLGLKVTIVGLYLAVCIGGLLGNCLVMYVILRHTKMKTATNIYIFNLALADTLVLLTLPFQGTDVLLGFWPFGNALCKTVIAIDYYNMFTSTFTLTAMSVDRYVAICHPIRALDVRTSSKAQAVNVAIWALASVVGVPVAIMGSAQVEDEEIECLVEMPTPQDYWGPVFAVCIFLFSFIIPVLIISVCYSLMIRRLRGVRLLSGSREKDRNLRRITRLVLVVVAVFVGCWTPVQVFVLVQGLGVQPGSETAVAILRFCTALGYVNSCLNPILYAFLDENFKACFRKFCCAPALRRETQVSDRVRSIAKDVALACKTSETVPRPA; encoded by the exons ATGGagtccctcttccctgccccgTTCTGGGAGGTCCTCTACAGCAGCCACCTGCAGGGAAACCTGTCCCTCCTGAGCCCCAACCACAGCCTACTGCCCCCACATCTGCTGCTCAATACCAGCCACGGCGCCTTCCTGCCCCTCGGACTCAAGGTCACCATTGTGGGGCTCTACCTGGCTGTGTGCATCGGGGGGCTGCTGGGGAACTGTCTCGTCATGTACGTCATCCTCAG ACACACCAAGATGAAGACAGCTaccaacatttacatttttaatctggCCCTGGCGGACACTTTGGTGCTGCTGACCCTGCCCTTCCAGGGCACAGATGTCCTCCTGGGCTTCTGGCCATTTGGGAACGCCCTGTGCAAGACAGTCATCGCCATCGACTACTACAACATGTTCACCAGCACCTTCACGCTGACCGCCATGAGCGTGGACCGCTATGTAGCCATCTGCCACCCCATCCGCGCCCTTGATGTCCGGACGTCCAGCAAGGCACAGGCAGTCAATGTGGCCATCTGGGCCCTGGCCTCTGTTGTTGGCGTTCCTGTGGCCATCATGGGCTCAGCTCAGGTTGAGGATGAAG AGATTGAGTGTCTGGTGGAGATGCCCACCCCGCAGGACTACTGGGGCCCCGTGTTCGCTGTCTgcatcttcctcttctccttcatcATCCCCGTGCTCATCATCTCTGTCTGCTACAGCCTCATGATCCGGCGGCTCCGCGGCGTCCGCCTGCTCTCAGGCTCCCGGGAGAAGGACCGGAACCTGCGGCGCATCACGCGactggtgctggtggtggtggctgtgTTCGTGGGCTGCTGGACTCCTGTCCAGGTCTTCGTATTGGTCCAGGGGCTGGGCGTTCAGCCAGGCAGTGAGACTGCAGTGGCCATCCTGCGTTTCTGCACGGCCCTGGGCTATGTCAACAGCTGCCTCAATCCCATCCTCTATGCCTTCCTGGATGAAAACTTCAAGGCCTGCTTCCGCAAGTTCTGCTGTGCCCCTGCCCTGCGCCGGGAGACGCAGGTGTCAGATCGTGTGCGCAGCATTGCCAAGGACGTGGCCCTCGCCTGCAAGACCTCGGAGACAGTGCCGCGGCCTGCATGA
- the LKAAEAR1 gene encoding protein LKAAEAR1: protein MQPTLAPPQQPREKEAGPRGPRGRAGKGAQGAGAGEKRAKGAAAAEPPRPGWALTLEGLAAMGPGQRHSHLLFGDLLEDVGAAASVFPCDSLELGYRMPDPRAWTQPLERPAERQDRLLGVLKAAEARGRVRALRLRYARMRAEEISLLILRQKSARAAIRLELFLPPQLKPTRIPDPLDRQERRRVETILEETVDGTIFPR, encoded by the exons ATGCAACCAACGCTGGCGCCGCCGCAGCAGCCGCGGGAGAAGGAGGCCGGGCCTAGGGGCCCGCGGGGGCGAGCGGGAAAGGGCGCGCAGGGCGCAGGGGCCGGTGAGAAGCGCGCCAAAGGGGCGGCCGCGGCGGAGCCCCCCAGGCCGGGCTGGGCCTTGACGCTGGAGGGGCTGGCTGCCATGGGCCCCGGGCAACGCCACAGCCACCTGCTCTTCGGCGACCTGCTTGAGGACGTGGGCGCGGCCGCTTCCGTCTTCCCGTGCGACTCGTTGGAGCTGGGGTACCGCATGCCTGACCCGCGCGCGTGGACGCAGCCCCTCGAGCGGCCGGCGGAGCGCCAGGACCGGCTCCTCGGCGTCCTCAAAGCAGCCGAGGCCCGAGGACGAGTCCGCGCCTTACGACTGCGCTACGCCCGCATGCGG GCCGAGGAAATCTCGCTCCTCATCCTGCGGCAGAAGTCCGCGCGCGCCGCCATCCGGCTGGAGCTGTTCCTGCCGCCGCAGCTGAAGCCCACGCGAATCCCGGATCCCCTGGACCGTCAAGAG CGGAGGCGCGTGGAGACCATCCTGGAGGAGACAGTCGACGGCACCATCTTCCCACGTTGA